The following proteins come from a genomic window of Mucinivorans hirudinis:
- a CDS encoding DNA-damage-inducible protein F, translating into MHRKILRLAIPNIISNITVPLLGMVDLAIVGHLGGGELLAGIAIGTAIFNLLYWNFGFLRMGTSGFTSQAYGRRDFAEAFRTLFRALSLSTGIALLLIALQRPLQVGILALMNGSDSAEELASQYFYIRIWAAPATLGLYALKGWFIGMQNARTPMWIAIIINGINIVASLAFALWLGMGIGGVALGTAIAQWSGLAIAILFLIRYYGKLFKKEFLRNTFIITALRRFFNVNGDIFIRTICLVIVFTFFTSASSKMGDSILSANTLMLQLFTLFSYIMDGFAYSGEALAGRYYGAGNRSMLRRTIGGIFLWGAAVTVLFTAAYALFGEAILAIFTDDAAVIAVTRQYVWWAVAVPLSSFAAFLLDGILIGISRAAVMRNVMIVSSIIFFAVYYLLVGTLGNNALWLAFIIYLSGRGVGQLLVIRRL; encoded by the coding sequence ATGCACCGAAAAATCCTCCGCCTTGCCATACCCAACATCATCTCCAATATCACTGTCCCTCTGTTGGGAATGGTCGATTTGGCGATAGTGGGGCACTTGGGCGGTGGAGAGTTGTTGGCGGGTATAGCCATAGGGACGGCAATTTTTAATCTGCTATATTGGAACTTCGGTTTTCTGAGGATGGGTACAAGCGGCTTCACCTCACAGGCTTACGGGCGACGAGATTTTGCGGAGGCGTTCAGAACACTATTTCGTGCTTTGTCGTTATCTACGGGTATAGCGCTGTTGCTCATTGCACTGCAACGCCCTCTGCAAGTGGGGATTCTAGCGCTGATGAACGGGTCGGATAGCGCCGAAGAGCTGGCATCGCAATATTTTTACATACGGATTTGGGCGGCACCGGCAACCCTCGGGCTCTATGCCCTCAAGGGGTGGTTTATCGGTATGCAAAATGCTCGCACACCGATGTGGATAGCAATCATTATCAATGGCATAAACATAGTTGCGAGTCTCGCCTTTGCCCTTTGGCTCGGTATGGGAATAGGCGGTGTTGCCCTTGGAACGGCTATTGCTCAGTGGAGCGGATTGGCGATTGCAATATTATTTCTGATAAGATATTACGGAAAACTTTTCAAAAAGGAGTTTTTGCGAAATACGTTTATTATTACCGCTCTCAGGCGGTTTTTCAATGTCAATGGTGATATTTTTATACGGACTATCTGCCTGGTGATTGTCTTCACATTCTTCACCTCCGCATCCTCGAAAATGGGCGATAGTATTCTCTCTGCCAATACGTTGATGTTGCAACTCTTCACGCTCTTCTCCTATATTATGGATGGCTTTGCCTACTCGGGTGAGGCACTTGCGGGGAGATACTACGGGGCGGGTAATCGCTCAATGCTGCGCCGCACCATTGGAGGGATATTCCTCTGGGGTGCTGCCGTAACTGTTCTTTTCACTGCCGCCTACGCACTATTTGGCGAGGCGATTCTAGCTATCTTCACAGACGATGCCGCCGTTATTGCCGTAACGCGCCAATATGTGTGGTGGGCGGTTGCTGTGCCGCTTTCGAGCTTTGCGGCGTTCCTTTTGGACGGAATACTCATAGGAATTTCGCGTGCCGCGGTAATGCGTAACGTGATGATAGTGTCGAGCATAATCTTTTTTGCAGTCTACTATCTGCTTGTCGGTACGCTTGGTAATAATGCACTATGGTTGGCTTTTATCATCTATTTGTCCGGTCGCGGCGTGGGGCAGTTGTTGGTCATCCGCAGGTTGTAG